A window of Serinus canaria isolate serCan28SL12 chromosome 27, serCan2020, whole genome shotgun sequence genomic DNA:
gctctgggcacaggaaTGGCTGAAATCGATATAAAAAGCACTGGAAGAAGTGCACTGAGTGACAGAAATGTTCCATTTATTAAAGCTTGGCAGGGATTTTCCATCTGCTGCTGGATTCAGAGCTGGAATCAATCCCTCAGCATCaaatcatggaatgctttggggtggaaggaccttaaagctcatccagctccacgggcagggatggctcctgctatcccgggctgctccagccaggacaATTCCAGGATCAGAACTCCCtgatcctgccctgcctgcaccttCTGGTGACCCCAGgaagctccagagcagctcccaggctgttCCCACTCTGGACAAGGCCAGGGGACAAggctgagctgggtttggggcaATTCCACGAGTGGAATGCTGGATAAACCATGGATCACAGGGAGAGAGCTCAAAAATGGCAGAGGAGAACCTTCCCTGCATGGGCCAGTGCAGGACAGGAACAGCTACCAACAAATCCTGGAATcttggggtgggagggagccCAGCCTTGGATTGTTTGGAGTGAGGAgtgagagagggaaggggaaagggaagggggaacgggaaggggaaaagggacggggggggaggggagaaaagggaaaggggaaaggggaagggggggaaaggggaaggagggaaaggggaaggggaaagggtgaaagggggaagggggaaaggggggaaggggaaaggggaggggaaagggagaacaagggaagggggaaggggacagggggaaggggaagggggaggaaaggggagaaggaagggggaaagggggaaggggaacCAGGGGGAAGGGCGGAAAGGCGgaatggggaaaggggaagggggaaaaggggaaaggggccggaagggaagggggaaagggaagggggaaggggaagggggaaaggggaaggggaaaggggaaagggggaaagggaagggggaaaggggaagggggaaaggggaagggggaaaggggaagggggaaaggggaagggggaagggggaggaaggTAACGGGAAGGcgggacaggggaaggggggTTTAAAGGTGAtaaggggaaggggaggaggggcaaggaaagggaagggggaaaagggaagggaaaagggaagggggaaaaggaagggggaaaagggaagggggaagggaaggaagggaagggggaaaaagggagggggagggaaagggaagggggaaaagggaaaggtttGTCCATCCTGGAGCAATTACTCACTAATTAATGAAGTCCACAGCCTGGGTTTTGAGCTGGTCTGCGCTGTGCAGGTCAGCCAGGATCAGGATCTCAGCCGCGTTCTCCACGGACAGGTTACTGCAGAGAGCATCCTCACACATCACCTTCAGCCTCTCCAGGGCATACTGGgacaaaatcatggaattacACCCAAAATTACACCCAAGGTCCCTCACACATCACCTTCAGCCTCTCCAGGGCACACTGGGATAAAACCatggaattccagcagggaacCCTCAAGCTGGGCTCCTCCACTTCAGGTTTGTAGCCAGGAATGttctgtgccctgagctgggatcCATTTGTGGGATCTTTGCCACGGGATCAGCTCCATCACCATAAATTGATTTATTGATGAATTGATTTTAGGTTCTGACTGAGATTTCCCCCTGTCAAGATTGGATTTAAATGCAGAATTCCAGCTCATGAACCCCATTTTCCCTGAAGCCTGGCTGATAACAGAGGCAGAGCACTCGGAGTTTTCTCCGGCAAATTGAGAGGGCAAATCAAATTTCTTTGCTAATCTGTCTCAATAAATAAAGCAGTTTATGGGGCCAGCCATGAGTTTGGATAATTGCCTGTCAGAGCCTCGAAATGTAACAAATAAAGCTGGGCACTCTCTTGCTGCAGATGGAACATTCTCCTCCATGTATCCActttttagtttcattttttgctacaaataactcatttttaattacattcCTGGCCCCGAGTGGCCACTGTGGGCTCTCAGCAGCAacatttccccttcctccttttttaattCCACCTCAactgcccccagcctgctgcactgggagctcctggagttgaattttgctgggttttgggctaattacagctttttcctaagagacagcagagctctgagggaGCTGCTTCAGTCCCCGGGGTAAATATTGGATGTTttatgtgttttcatggaggagttttttattcctgcttttaAGGCACACAAtgagctggaaagggaaagcaaagctgtgTTAAAAGGCAGCAAAGTCAGAATTGAAGCTCTCCCTGCCCTaagtgctgctcctctggtCAATACCTTGGAGAAATGTGGGGATGGTTGTGTGGAATCTCCTGGCTCTCAATTCCCACCTcaatcccagctggaatggaGGTGGGAATCTGATCCAGCCTGGGATGGAGCCCAGGGACACCAAGGGGAGCAAAGCACCCCCAACCCaaagcccccagcccaggagaaccccaggagcaggggaggatTCCAGGAGCAGGGGAGAATCCCAGgattccaggagcagggagaatcCCAGgattccaggagcagggagaatcCCAggatccaggagcagggaaggattccaggagcagggagaatcCCAGgattccaggagcagggagaaccCCAGGAttccaggagcaggggaggattccaggagcagggagaatcCCAGGattccaggagcaggaaaaaatcccaggatttcaagagcaggaaaaatcccaggatttcaagagcaggaaaaatcccaggatttcaggagcagggggagaacCACAGGATTTCAGGAACAGGAAAAATCCCAGGGtttcaggagcagggagaaccCCAGGATTCCAGGAACAGGAAAAATCCCAGGGTTTCAGAAGCAGGGAGAACCCCAGGATTCCAGGAACAGGAAAAATCCCAGGGTTTCAGAAGCAGGGAGAACCCCAGGatcccaggagcaggggagaaCCCCAGGatcacaggagcagggagaatcCCAGGATTCAGGCTCCAGACTGGATCTTTCCCTAGCACTGAGTCATttctaaggggaaaaaagaagaaaaagggaatagTTTGGGTTGTAAATGATGGATTTCAGGGGTTAACAGAGCTCTCACTGCCATCTTTGGGGCTGCaaagaggaggggaagagctccagggaattccagcagctcccaggagcagcagggactggcactgcagcaggaaaaccaaCAGCATTTCCCACTCCTGGATTTCCAGAGCCTCAGGGCTGacaggaggcagggcaggaggagaacTGTTTGTCCAGACTCAGCACTGCTCCGGGGATTTGGGAATAACCACATGGAAAAACATCCCTGGGTCTGCTCTGTAATTGTCTCCTCAGCCCAGCTCGGATCATGCTGAACAGGCTCTTCTGGGATCTccaaaaatccttaaaaatgagcagcagagcaaaaaTTCCTGATGGTTTAATGGGAAGATCTGCAGCAGAGTCCTCTGGAAGCTtcaaaaatgcttaaaaatgaGCAGTGGAGAGAGAAATCCTGATGgatctgtgcagctccaggtgtgTTCTCTGTCAACCTGCTGGTCCAGGTGTGTTTCCAGGTTTCCCTGGAAGCCTCAATTTCCCTGGAATCCCAAGTTTACCTtgtcagcagctgccagaagaTCATCAGCCATCTTGTCCAGGTTTGGGGCCTTCCCAGTGTAAATGAAACACATCATCTCCTTAAAAACCTCGGGCTCCACGTCGTTGATCTCAACCCGGTTCTGcaaggggggaaaaggagaaaaaggaggaaaaaggagaaaaaggagcatTTTGGGGTCTGCCAaggggctccagggctgctcctacCCCAAAACCCTTCAGAGAAATGGGTTACAAGGAGTTGAACTTgggaaagaagggggaaaaggagggggaaaaaggagggggaaaggagagggaaaggaggggaggaaaaggatgggggaaaaaggagggggggaaggagggggggggggggaaaggagggggggaaaaggagggggaaaaaggagggggaaaaggagggggaaaaaaggaggggggaaaaggaggggggaaacaggagggggaaaaaggaggggaaaaggaggggggaaaagtggggggaaaaaggatgggggggagaaaaaggatgGGGGGGAAACAGGCTTGGGGGGGAAAAGGatggggggaaggaaaaaggatgggggagggaaaaggatggggggaaaaaggatgggggaaaaaggagggggaggaaaaggaggggaaggaaaaggagggggagggaaaggagagggagggaaaggagggggagggaaaggagggaggaaaaggaaggggaaaaggagggaggaaggaaatatGTGGATGGAGTAAGAACAACTCCAAGCTGCACCCCACAGCCTCCActtctccctgtcccccccagccTCCTTCCCAAGGGAACAAAGGGACAGTTGATCCCAGAtccctcttcccctgctcccttcaggagcagaggtgtccctgtgagagaggagcagctgcaggtgccagaGGGGGATCCCAGCAGGGATCACCTGAGCAGGACCTTTCCCTGGCTCTCACCTTTTTGCTCTCCTCCATCTCGTGCTCGAACATGGCGCTGAACACCGGGGAGCGAGCTGTGGGGGGAACAGAActtgctgggaatgctgcatcccctgggaagggctggctgctgctccagcacctccccagccccctgcacTCCCCACCAGGGActgccttcccagagcagctgtgcctgctcctggatccctggaagtgttccaggccaggctggacagggctgggagcaccctgggattgtggaaggtgtccctgccatggatgagCTCTGAGATCCCTTCATTCCCCCATTgcctccatcccaaaccattccttcCATTgcctccatcccaaaccattgtctccatcccaaaccattgtctccatcccaaaccattgtCTCCTCCATTCCCCCATTCCATCCACACCCCCAATCCCTCCATCCTAAACCattccctccatcccaaaccacttcctccatcccaaaccattccttcCATTgcctccatcccaaaccattgtCTCCATCCCAAATCAatccctccatcccaaaccactcCGCCCCCAGTCCCTCCACACCCCCAATCCCTCTCCATCCTAAACCATTCCCTCCCattccctccatcccaaaccattccttcCATtccccccatcccaaaccactcccctccatcccaaaccactccctcccatcccaaatGATTTCCCCCATTCCAAACCactcccctccatcccaaaccattcccctTACTCCTCCTGTCCCAAACCACTCCCTCCCATCTCAAACCAtttcccccatcccaaaccactcctcccccatcccaaaccactcTCTCCCATCTCAAACCAtttcccccatcccaaaccactcctcccccatcccaaaccactcCCCCCAAtccccccatcccaaaccactcCCCTCCATCCTAAAcccttccctcccatcccaaaccactccccctgtcccctccatcccccgGGGCAGTCCCACCTGCCAGGATGGCTTTGTGGCCCTTGAACTCCTGGCCGGCCACGCAGAGGCAGCAGTCGGTGAAGCGCGAGTTCTCCCAGAGCCCGCCCAGCTCGTCGGCCAGGCGGCACTCGGGCACCTTGACCATGTTCATGGTGTTCTGGCCCGAGATGTTCACCGAGTCCTGCACCACgctcacctggggacagggacactctcactgccctggccctgcaggagcctttGCTCCCAGGGCACACCCGCAGCACTGCAGGGTTAAAAACTCCCCACTCCTAAAGGATCCTCTGCAGAGATCCCTGCACCAGCGTGTCCATcccaaaccacaaaccccaAAGGCAGATTTTCCTCCCAGTCCCACACTGACAGCACATCCATGCAATCCACGAGGAGGTTTCTGAAGGAAGTGGAACCGGatttttgctctttcctgattttttccAGACACCACACCTGACCCAGTTTCTCCTTCCAATCAATAATGCAGCAGCCACCACCCCAGGGGAGATGagggacacacagagctcccagagcccagcacggACCCCACAGGGCAGGGCCTGACCCCTCAGTgccctcctgcttctccttccaggagagctgaatATTCCACCACACAATTAAACCCCACTCCAAACTGAGTCCAACGAATCCCAGCTTATGTCAGACATGAGGGAGATGTGGAGGAGGCAattcccaatccctgctccaaggTGAGGAATTCCAGAAGGGCCCCACAGGGAGCCTGAGCAGCACCAACCCCGTGGTTAAACCCAGGTaaatcacagctgcagcagagaccaATTAGCAAAGCTGTGATTAATTGTGCCCTGCTGCAATCAGGAGTGtggaggggaagcagaggtgaagccattccctggatTTGCTGTCCAGCCCAAGGAAAATTCCAGTTCTGTCCAGGACCAGTGGCCaagggagaggaaggacagccagggaagctggaagtgaaggaaaaggagaggggaaagaaaaggggaaaggagaggggaaaggagaggggaaaggggaaaggagaggggaaagggaagaagaaaaaggaaagggaaaagggaaaaggaaagggaaaaggaaagggaaaagaaaagaaaaaggaaaaggaaaggaaagaggaaagggaaatgaaaagggaaaagggaaaagggaaaaggaaagggaaaggaaaaagaaaaggaaagaggaaaaaggaaatgggaaaaggaaatggggaaaggaaatggggaaaggaaatggggaaaggaaatggggaaaggaaatggggaaaggaaaagggaaagggaaaaggaaaagggaaaaggaaaagggaaaaggaaaagggaaaaggatcCCAGCCTTGGATGCCAAACTAGGTAAGGATTTGTTTCTGCCATGCCAGactctcctttctcctcccatTTTGAGCTCAAGGAAGTGCTCCCTCCATCCCTaggaatttctgctgctgatc
This region includes:
- the SPOP gene encoding speckle-type POZ protein isoform X2, which gives rise to MSRVPSPPPPAEMSSGPVAESWCYTQIKVVKFSYMWTINNFSFCREEMGEVIKSSTFSSGANDKLKWCLRVNPKGLDEESKDYLSLYLLLVSCPKSEVRAKFKFSILNAKGEETKAMESQRAYRFVQGKDWGFKKFIRRDFLLDEANGLLPDDKLTLFCEVSVVQDSVNISGQNTMNMVKVPECRLADELGGLWENSRFTDCCLCVAGQEFKGHKAILAARSPVFSAMFEHEMEESKKNRVEINDVEPEVFKEMMCFIYTGKAPNLDKMADDLLAAADKYALERLKVMCEDALCSNLSVENAAEILILADLHSADQLKTQAVDFIN